A genome region from Petrotoga miotherma DSM 10691 includes the following:
- the cdd gene encoding cytidine deaminase, protein MIKRRMNDKNIVEKLYEEAMKTRENAYAPYSNFKVGACLLSNDGEIFSGCNVENASYGLSICAERNAIFSAVAKGKREFKAMLIVAQGEAPVKPCGACRQVMAEFGDFDVYLANTKGKIEKTKVSELLPNAFGPKDL, encoded by the coding sequence ATGATAAAGAGAAGGATGAACGATAAAAATATTGTTGAAAAATTGTATGAAGAAGCTATGAAAACAAGAGAAAATGCATATGCACCTTATTCTAATTTTAAGGTAGGAGCATGTTTATTATCAAATGATGGAGAAATCTTTTCAGGTTGTAATGTGGAAAATGCTTCGTATGGATTATCTATTTGTGCTGAAAGAAATGCAATATTTTCTGCTGTTGCCAAGGGCAAACGTGAGTTCAAAGCTATGTTAATCGTTGCACAAGGTGAGGCACCTGTAAAACCATGTGGGGCATGTAGACAAGTAATGGCTGAGTTCGGGGATTTCGACGTTTATCTAGCAAATACAAAAGGGAAAATAGAAAAGACGAAAGTAAGTGAGTTACTACCAAATGCCTTTGGCCCCAAAGATTTGTGA
- a CDS encoding hemolysin family protein, whose product MDDPGGLWGSLVLLIVLLFLSGFFSGSETALTTIGRYRIRELIDEEKDEKKRKKYQHFVENPNHYLTTILVMNNLVNILATSTATVFAVRLMPSSHSGAVGLVTAIMTILILIFGEITPKVYARENREKYFNFTFFTINFLNQLLTPVVWLLVNFSNVFIRLFGGEIITNAPPLITEDEIISYLDIGHEEGVIEKSEKYLMQRSLEMKETSVKEIMTPRVDILAIEDTKTMEELIKIINEEGYSRIPVFKETLDNVIGIVYAKDIFKKLDEVKDFTKLQKLKVTEIMHKPFFVPITMKIRDVFRMFLNNHTHMAIVVDEYGGTAGLVTLEDIIEEMTGEIFDEYDDYSDETNIIRVAENVILVDGTTPINDVERELDIEFPETEFETIGGFLLERFKRFPKPGEIYYLENYEFEVISVTINKIDKVKITVHPKMQTENQEGNDKEKDER is encoded by the coding sequence GTGGATGACCCCGGTGGTTTGTGGGGCTCATTAGTTTTGTTAATTGTTCTTTTGTTTCTTTCAGGATTTTTTTCTGGATCTGAAACTGCCTTGACTACAATAGGGAGATACAGGATAAGAGAACTGATCGATGAAGAAAAAGATGAGAAAAAAAGAAAAAAGTACCAACATTTTGTTGAAAATCCAAATCATTATTTAACTACGATACTTGTAATGAACAATCTTGTAAATATCTTAGCTACATCTACCGCAACAGTTTTTGCAGTGAGATTAATGCCATCTTCTCATAGTGGCGCTGTTGGTTTAGTAACGGCTATCATGACCATATTAATATTGATTTTTGGAGAAATAACACCTAAGGTATATGCTAGAGAAAATAGAGAAAAATATTTTAACTTTACCTTTTTCACAATCAATTTTTTAAATCAACTTTTAACACCTGTTGTATGGTTGCTTGTAAATTTTTCCAACGTGTTTATTAGACTTTTTGGTGGTGAGATCATCACCAATGCTCCACCACTAATCACAGAGGACGAAATAATTTCTTACTTGGACATAGGGCATGAAGAAGGGGTAATTGAGAAAAGTGAAAAGTACCTGATGCAAAGAAGTCTAGAAATGAAGGAGACTTCTGTTAAAGAAATTATGACTCCAAGAGTCGATATATTAGCCATTGAGGATACAAAAACTATGGAGGAATTGATCAAGATAATAAATGAAGAAGGATACTCGAGGATTCCTGTTTTCAAGGAAACGTTAGACAATGTTATTGGCATCGTTTACGCAAAAGATATTTTCAAAAAACTAGACGAGGTAAAAGATTTTACCAAATTGCAAAAATTAAAAGTTACGGAAATTATGCATAAACCATTCTTTGTACCCATAACGATGAAAATAAGAGATGTTTTTAGAATGTTTTTAAATAATCATACACATATGGCCATAGTTGTTGATGAATATGGAGGAACAGCAGGATTAGTTACTTTAGAAGATATAATAGAAGAGATGACCGGGGAAATTTTTGATGAGTACGATGACTATAGTGATGAAACTAATATAATAAGAGTAGCAGAAAATGTTATACTAGTGGATGGTACAACACCAATTAACGATGTCGAAAGAGAGTTGGACATAGAATTTCCAGAAACTGAGTTTGAAACCATTGGTGGATTTTTACTTGAAAGGTTCAAAAGATTTCCTAAACCTGGTGAGATATATTATCTGGAAAATTATGAATTCGAAGTAATTTCCGTAACCATCAACAAGATCGATAAAGTCAAAATAACTGTACATCCAAAAATGCAAACAGAAAACCAAGAAGGGAATGATAAAGAGAAGGATGAACGATAA
- a CDS encoding YitT family protein: MKFNISDQKIVIKDYIIITVGTLITAMGLVLFMIPYNIIAGGVSGLAIILNNFFGWWVGIQMFIYNLILFFLGFWLLGIGFGIKSIYSAALLSFSTDFFQHGLGLDQLIPTLMKETGNAGLEMTLLAAFYGALIAGFGMGLVIWKGATTGGTDIIAMIFNKYLSLSVGTGLMIADTVITASSILINPLLPMYGIIAIFVTAKTIDGVIEGFESTRTILVISDYYDKIKEDIYSKLDRGVTFLKGVGSYTNQEKNVIMVTISRSEIGLLKKIIRERDSNAFMVILPNSEAIGYGFKKIS, encoded by the coding sequence TTGAAATTTAATATCTCTGATCAAAAAATAGTTATCAAGGATTATATCATTATTACGGTGGGTACTTTGATAACTGCTATGGGTTTAGTTCTCTTCATGATCCCTTACAATATTATTGCTGGCGGAGTTAGCGGATTGGCTATAATATTAAATAATTTTTTTGGTTGGTGGGTAGGGATACAAATGTTCATTTATAATTTGATTTTGTTTTTTTTGGGGTTTTGGTTGCTTGGAATAGGATTTGGAATAAAGAGCATATACTCGGCTGCTTTGCTTTCTTTTTCCACCGATTTTTTTCAGCATGGTTTAGGCTTAGATCAACTGATCCCTACATTGATGAAAGAAACAGGAAATGCAGGTCTAGAAATGACCTTATTGGCTGCCTTTTACGGAGCTCTGATAGCTGGATTTGGCATGGGGCTAGTTATATGGAAAGGTGCAACTACAGGTGGAACGGATATAATTGCCATGATTTTCAACAAGTATCTCTCTTTAAGTGTGGGTACGGGTCTTATGATTGCTGATACTGTTATAACTGCATCTTCCATATTGATTAATCCTTTATTACCAATGTATGGAATAATCGCAATTTTCGTAACTGCAAAGACTATAGATGGGGTGATAGAAGGATTTGAATCGACAAGAACAATTTTGGTTATTAGCGATTATTATGATAAAATTAAAGAGGATATATATAGCAAATTAGATAGAGGAGTTACTTTTTTAAAAGGAGTAGGTAGTTACACTAATCAAGAAAAAAATGTTATAATGGTGACTATTTCCAGGTCAGAGATAGGCTTGCTTAAGAAGATTATAAGGGAGAGGGATAGCAACGCGTTTATGGTTATTTTGCCAAATAGTGAAGCTATAGGATATGGTTTCAAAAAAATATCGTAA
- the rlmD gene encoding 23S rRNA (uracil(1939)-C(5))-methyltransferase RlmD, which produces MDNEEVKIVIEKLVYGGYGMARYAGKIYMVNNVYPGEFVSVIPTRTNKNLVFADLKEIIQPSHQRVSSKCKHFPECGGCQWLDYDYQSQLKSKTEIVKEQLERIGKLDSSLVNDIIESDLIWGYRNRMEYAFQKNNNLKLGLNIANSNKVLDIYSCPISPNLFDNIRNKFRELVNKLNIEIYDKNSKKGILKHLVIRRSFSKNQTMVIIVTNTEYLPYEEEIKQFFQQNFHPYSLIHLMNSSDSVVLRGPYKTLLGEGVLNEEFDDFKFQIPPTAFFQNNYNVTQKLLRHILEYFKNNTQKDDTMLDLYSGVGLFSIYFLPLFKHIESVETSKVSVKAAISNSHINFIKNVNFILASSKPYLMKNSDKRFDYVILDPPRKGLEKKEIQLLSSMAKKGIIYVSCDPSTFARDLNIFTKNGFTLKSVQPFDMFPHSYHIENVGILEKN; this is translated from the coding sequence ATGGATAATGAAGAAGTAAAAATCGTCATCGAAAAATTAGTCTACGGTGGATACGGCATGGCACGTTATGCCGGCAAAATCTACATGGTAAACAACGTTTACCCTGGAGAGTTTGTCTCCGTTATTCCAACAAGAACGAATAAAAATTTAGTATTTGCGGATCTAAAAGAAATCATACAACCATCCCATCAAAGGGTATCCTCCAAATGCAAACACTTCCCTGAATGCGGAGGTTGCCAATGGCTCGATTATGATTATCAATCCCAACTAAAATCAAAAACAGAGATAGTAAAAGAACAGTTAGAAAGAATCGGTAAGTTAGATAGTTCCCTTGTGAATGACATAATCGAAAGCGATTTAATCTGGGGTTACAGAAACAGAATGGAATACGCTTTTCAGAAAAATAATAACTTAAAATTAGGTTTAAATATTGCCAATTCAAACAAGGTTCTTGATATCTACTCATGCCCAATCTCACCTAATTTATTTGATAACATAAGAAATAAATTCAGAGAACTAGTTAATAAATTGAATATCGAAATATACGACAAAAACTCAAAAAAAGGAATCTTGAAACATTTAGTCATCCGAAGATCCTTTTCCAAAAATCAAACGATGGTTATTATAGTTACCAACACAGAGTATTTGCCTTATGAAGAAGAGATAAAACAGTTTTTTCAACAGAATTTCCATCCTTATTCACTCATTCACTTGATGAACAGTTCCGATAGCGTTGTACTACGGGGACCTTACAAAACGCTTCTCGGTGAAGGAGTATTAAATGAGGAGTTTGATGATTTTAAATTCCAAATTCCACCAACTGCTTTTTTTCAAAACAACTACAATGTTACACAAAAGCTATTAAGGCACATATTAGAATATTTCAAAAACAACACACAAAAAGATGACACTATGTTAGACTTATACTCTGGTGTTGGACTATTTTCAATATACTTTTTACCGCTCTTTAAACATATAGAATCCGTTGAAACCTCCAAAGTTTCAGTAAAAGCGGCGATCTCAAATTCTCATATAAACTTTATTAAAAACGTTAATTTCATATTAGCAAGTTCAAAACCGTATCTCATGAAAAATTCCGATAAAAGATTTGACTATGTCATCTTAGATCCCCCAAGAAAAGGTTTGGAAAAGAAAGAGATCCAATTACTTTCTTCTATGGCAAAAAAGGGGATTATCTATGTATCTTGTGACCCTTCAACTTTTGCCAGAGATCTCAATATATTTACAAAAAATGGATTCACTCTAAAATCAGTTCAACCATTTGATATGTTTCCACACTCATACCACATCGAAAACGTCGGCATTTTAGAAAAAAACTGA